From Streptomyces chrestomyceticus JCM 4735, one genomic window encodes:
- a CDS encoding 3-hydroxyacyl-CoA dehydrogenase family protein, with product MSFTPPARHQDRPVAVIGAGTLGRRIALMFATRGGLVRIYDPAAEAGEAARAYVARELPEVVKTIDGGRPGTVEAVTDLAPALADAWLVIEAVPERLDLKRRIFADLDALAEPDAVLASNSSSYATSHLVDSVRTPERLLNLHFYMPPRQNAADVMSCGRTDPAAIALLLKVLPDYGIHPFEARRESTGFIFNRVWAAMKRESLAVVAEGVSTPADIDRMWQVNTGAAAGPFRLMDAIGLDVVLDIENHYAAERPGLPEGPRELLRKYVDANRLGVKTGAGFYDDYQRQG from the coding sequence ATGAGCTTCACCCCTCCCGCCCGCCACCAGGACCGGCCGGTCGCCGTCATCGGCGCGGGCACGCTCGGCCGCCGTATCGCCTTGATGTTCGCCACCCGGGGCGGCCTGGTCCGGATCTACGACCCCGCCGCCGAAGCGGGCGAAGCGGCCCGCGCCTATGTGGCCCGCGAACTGCCCGAGGTGGTGAAGACGATCGACGGCGGCCGTCCCGGCACCGTCGAGGCCGTGACCGACCTGGCACCCGCCCTCGCGGACGCCTGGCTGGTCATCGAGGCCGTACCGGAGCGCCTGGACCTGAAGCGGCGCATCTTCGCCGACCTGGACGCGCTCGCCGAGCCGGACGCCGTCCTGGCCAGCAATTCCTCGTCCTACGCGACGAGCCACCTCGTCGACAGCGTGCGCACCCCCGAGCGCCTGCTGAACCTGCACTTCTACATGCCGCCCCGGCAGAACGCCGCCGACGTGATGTCTTGCGGCCGCACCGATCCCGCCGCCATCGCGCTGCTGCTGAAGGTGCTGCCCGACTACGGCATTCACCCGTTCGAGGCCCGCCGGGAGAGCACCGGCTTCATCTTCAACCGTGTCTGGGCCGCCATGAAGCGGGAAAGCCTCGCGGTGGTCGCCGAAGGCGTCTCCACCCCGGCGGACATCGACCGCATGTGGCAGGTCAACACGGGCGCCGCGGCCGGACCGTTCCGCCTGATGGACGCCATCGGCCTGGACGTCGTCCTGGACATCGAGAACCACTACGCCGCCGAACGCCCCGGGCTGCCCGAAGGCCCCCGTGAGCTGCTGCGGAAGTACGTGGACGCCAACCGCCTCGGCGTCAAGACCGGTGCCGGCTTCTACGACGACTACCAGCGGCAGGGCTGA
- a CDS encoding TetR/AcrR family transcriptional regulator, translating into MPKSPTKRRPATVAALTDSALALFAERGFHATSISDIVQQAGLTRGAFYSNFRDKEELFLALYDTHTDRLLSQLRDQVETFADDADPVARVFDLLATHDAQERSWFLVSMEFTLHAARHPDIARTLADHEERLNTGLAEILGRCLASSGHAPDVSATALARLVVALYEGLTAMRVTHTIADADPTPLARRALPHLVRALGTP; encoded by the coding sequence GTGCCCAAGTCACCCACCAAACGCCGGCCGGCCACGGTCGCCGCACTCACCGACAGCGCGCTCGCGCTCTTCGCCGAGCGCGGCTTCCACGCCACGTCGATCAGTGACATCGTCCAGCAGGCCGGACTGACCCGAGGCGCCTTCTACTCGAACTTCCGGGACAAGGAAGAACTCTTCCTGGCCCTGTACGACACGCACACCGACCGGCTCCTGTCCCAACTACGTGACCAGGTCGAGACCTTCGCGGACGACGCCGACCCGGTGGCGCGCGTCTTCGACCTCCTGGCCACGCACGACGCGCAGGAGCGCTCCTGGTTCCTGGTCTCCATGGAATTCACGCTGCACGCGGCGCGCCACCCGGACATCGCGCGGACCCTCGCCGACCATGAAGAGCGCCTCAACACCGGCCTGGCCGAGATCCTGGGCCGCTGCCTCGCATCCTCCGGGCACGCCCCCGACGTGTCCGCCACCGCCCTCGCCCGCCTGGTCGTGGCGCTCTACGAGGGCCTCACCGCCATGCGCGTCACCCACACGATCGCCGACGCCGACCCCACCCCCTTGGCCCGCCGGGCCCTGCCCCACCTCGTCCGAGCCCTCGGGACGCCGTAG
- a CDS encoding TolB family protein: MAAALLSGLVPPAQAAPQGDDIVHVDLGLGGAQPDNWSQARGVSADGRYALFTSMASNLVPGDTNRLYDIFVRDLLTGLTERVSVADDGSQVDGSTSQAAISADGRYVAFSTDAPGVVPGQPADGGWKIFVRDRRTGHTELVTTAGSAESPAISGDGRYVAYTANRRDIHVTDRRQGTTRLVTAGADGRPADQASADPVISADGTTIGFRSKATNLLPRGQAPAVRPRKADTAPPTEPGTSPVPAASVSKPPPARHTFPFFTYDARTGRIQGASLDLNGALRDAHPYATLSPGGRYALFRAFESNGPDVDGSHVELYVRDLQQGTTTKAGPPLPGTQTVHDAYRGTVTADSRWLYFASGADNLVPGDTNQAVDIFRRELRTGHIERISMTGGGTDISWTPNSLSVDGLGTTAVFDGGGKVYARRLPAV, from the coding sequence GTGGCTGCCGCCCTGCTGTCCGGGCTCGTCCCACCGGCTCAGGCCGCCCCGCAGGGGGACGACATCGTCCACGTGGACCTCGGCCTCGGCGGCGCCCAGCCCGACAACTGGTCGCAAGCCCGCGGGGTGAGCGCGGACGGCCGGTACGCCCTCTTCACCTCCATGGCGTCCAACCTGGTGCCGGGCGACACCAACCGCCTGTACGACATCTTCGTGCGGGACCTGCTCACCGGGCTCACCGAGCGGGTCAGCGTCGCCGACGACGGATCGCAGGTGGACGGGTCCACGAGTCAGGCGGCCATCAGTGCCGACGGCCGGTACGTGGCGTTCAGCACCGATGCACCCGGCGTCGTGCCGGGGCAGCCTGCGGACGGCGGCTGGAAGATCTTCGTACGGGACCGCCGGACCGGACACACCGAGCTGGTCACCACCGCCGGGAGCGCCGAGAGCCCGGCCATCAGCGGGGACGGCCGGTATGTGGCGTACACTGCGAACCGGCGCGACATCCACGTCACCGACCGCCGGCAGGGCACCACCCGGCTGGTCACGGCCGGCGCGGACGGCCGCCCGGCCGACCAGGCGTCCGCCGACCCGGTGATCAGCGCGGACGGCACCACCATCGGCTTCCGCTCCAAGGCCACCAACCTCCTCCCCCGCGGCCAGGCCCCTGCCGTACGACCGCGCAAGGCAGACACCGCACCGCCGACGGAGCCAGGCACTTCACCGGTCCCCGCCGCCTCCGTCTCCAAGCCCCCTCCCGCGCGCCACACCTTCCCGTTCTTCACGTACGACGCGCGCACCGGCCGCATCCAGGGTGCCTCCCTCGACCTCAACGGGGCACTGCGCGACGCGCACCCGTACGCGACCCTGAGCCCCGGCGGACGGTACGCCCTGTTCAGGGCCTTCGAGTCCAACGGCCCCGACGTGGACGGCTCGCACGTCGAGCTCTACGTCCGCGACCTCCAACAGGGGACGACCACGAAAGCCGGCCCTCCCCTGCCAGGCACCCAGACGGTCCACGACGCGTACCGCGGCACCGTGACGGCCGACAGCCGCTGGCTGTACTTCGCCTCGGGCGCCGACAACCTGGTCCCCGGCGACACCAACCAGGCCGTCGACATCTTCCGACGGGAACTGCGGACCGGCCACATCGAACGCATCAGCATGACCGGAGGCGGCACAGACATCTCCTGGACGCCGAATAGCCTCTCCGTGGACGGGCTGGGCACCACCGCGGTCTTCGACGGAGGCGGCAAGGTCTATGCCCGACGGCTTCCGGCGGTCTGA
- a CDS encoding CU044_2847 family protein yields the protein MSDLVRFRTAGGEDMLVEVDSASPGLENVARGDNGILEAARSLDEMLTGARPTIDAVLDWLRRLAPDEYEVGFGIKLNAEAGVVVAKTSAEGHFTVRLGWRGDEPAAPTG from the coding sequence ATGAGTGATCTGGTGCGGTTCAGGACGGCGGGTGGCGAGGACATGCTCGTCGAGGTCGACAGCGCCTCGCCCGGCCTGGAGAACGTGGCGCGCGGCGACAACGGCATCCTGGAAGCGGCCCGGAGCCTCGACGAGATGCTCACCGGAGCCCGGCCCACGATCGACGCGGTACTGGACTGGCTCCGTCGCCTGGCGCCCGACGAGTACGAGGTCGGGTTCGGCATCAAACTGAACGCCGAGGCCGGGGTGGTCGTCGCCAAGACCTCCGCCGAGGGGCACTTCACCGTACGGCTGGGCTGGCGCGGGGACGAGCCCGCCGCTCCGACCGGCTAG
- a CDS encoding tetratricopeptide repeat protein: MSSHWERAAWLVTVARAEGRPPSGAGVLVTDRHVLTCAHVAAAAADRAEPPDTPVSVRFQWAGPHDPIPAAVVAGGWHPQDAKGRRGDLAVLELRGPLPPSAAPAPLISTQNGTAGHGFHVYGYPQNHETGGVPAYGTVRGAAEHEWIGLESESALGHALAPGFSGSPVWDRTLGGVIGIVTTRDRPSQGQDTRTSYAIPVETLARYWPPLRDLVRDPVSEAQRAALEELLALPLDAAGELPRLHDVRIYDMGVTSSKDLQDHPDPPYVPRLQEDRALDEALRTRPFVLLAGDAKAGKSRTLVESLRRVLPHGTRLIVPGPAPSAPGGIAALPLPTGGDGAVLWLDDIDEYLRPGGMDTKVLDAYRSMRPSVLVVATITSEWLGRILTPKGEVNRAARRVLDRAPQPVVLPRLLRQEDLADARRLYPDEDFTDRGIGELMVAAPLVEARFNGGRAGCPEGWAVVLAAADWHRMGCEGELTGAALAGLFTHYLEAGPSHRAATDAALHSGIAWATEPVAGSIALLTEYSRTGAPGPGGEADGRRYEAFAYLPGYLDSRDDPDTARVPRFAWDWAVRGTPADQLLGVAFAAFTREEGEAAQSALERALAEATDRDVVAWAALMLGELAMYRSDLARAKSLLERATDCDSPDVVSFAQVDLAAVLQLSGDLDAACAVLETVIASGDPLAVPLAQASLGGLLLGQGATDRARELLETALRSGDSQVVPLVQIGFGGLIVQRGEMTGAATTVKREPSGPASPEPPSRFGTAGPLNLPRAVRQSAISSAVPLAQLNLSAALVGEGELEQADELLHSALRSGNPMVVPLAQANLGGLHIQRGELEEARELLDAAAASRHVFAAEHAQVTLAWLFCLTERYDEATEILRRAVGFTNPEQVLRARCLLSTVHAARGDYAAAAEELQPVVDSADSDWPLLARTDQGLYWCQAGQYERARTALSEMAGAGHPEQSPRAADLLGDLEAAQENWAQAEAAYRTAIDSQHPLWSPMAGFDLAVMFNRLGDRRDQDLLAEVAASREPDLAPRAADLLGDVLAARGDWAEAEAAYRRAIDAAHPHWSAVARLDLAMMLADRSELARSEALFRAESTSGSALAEVAEAFLGILLVQQPGRAAEGRPLLERLVTSDSDTAADLCRVQLGKLAVDEGRTEEATALFEALLDSTSEVAVSVIPLARAHLGAILLQQGHVDEALERLDETDFDHPGAAAVALLSYGEYLIEVGDTTAAQEYLNTALGLEVPDTVPKALALLGVAQLAEGDLDGARTALTEALATGTPAIEPLTRRYLGSALARLGHLAEARDTLLPLARSDDSVHRPQGLVILGQLAMLDGHTDQAHDWLTQAAASDDPEARSRARQALDEVGATPVPSLGTGPPPGITGPEPAGVVPPAAAPVEPTLSPGQARSPAGDDPPEPSFHAASLPTGLLLVFGRIAEGEGLPDEAHYWFERALATGERTREAQALLASLTSDDGPAA; this comes from the coding sequence GTGTCCTCCCACTGGGAACGGGCAGCGTGGCTGGTGACCGTCGCCCGTGCCGAAGGCCGGCCGCCCAGTGGCGCCGGCGTACTGGTCACCGACCGGCACGTACTCACCTGCGCCCATGTTGCCGCCGCGGCCGCAGACCGGGCCGAGCCGCCCGACACCCCCGTGTCCGTGCGGTTCCAGTGGGCCGGGCCGCACGATCCGATACCTGCGGCTGTGGTGGCCGGGGGCTGGCACCCGCAGGACGCCAAGGGGCGCCGGGGCGACCTGGCCGTGCTCGAACTGCGGGGCCCGTTGCCACCGTCGGCCGCCCCCGCACCCCTGATCAGCACCCAGAACGGCACGGCCGGCCACGGCTTCCACGTGTACGGCTATCCCCAGAACCACGAAACCGGCGGCGTCCCGGCCTACGGAACCGTCCGCGGCGCCGCGGAACACGAGTGGATCGGGCTGGAGTCGGAGTCCGCCCTCGGCCACGCCCTCGCCCCCGGCTTCTCCGGCTCCCCGGTGTGGGACCGCACCCTGGGGGGCGTGATCGGCATCGTCACCACCCGGGACAGGCCGTCGCAGGGCCAGGACACGCGGACGTCGTACGCGATCCCGGTCGAGACCCTGGCCAGGTACTGGCCGCCACTGCGCGACCTCGTCCGCGACCCGGTCAGCGAGGCACAGCGGGCCGCACTCGAAGAGCTGCTCGCCCTGCCACTGGACGCCGCGGGCGAACTGCCCAGGCTGCACGACGTCCGCATCTACGACATGGGCGTCACCTCGTCCAAGGACCTCCAGGACCACCCGGACCCGCCCTACGTTCCCCGGCTCCAGGAGGACCGAGCACTGGACGAGGCGCTGCGCACCAGGCCGTTCGTCCTGCTGGCGGGGGACGCCAAGGCCGGGAAGTCCCGCACTCTTGTCGAGAGCCTGCGCCGCGTACTGCCGCACGGCACACGCCTCATCGTGCCCGGACCTGCCCCCTCGGCCCCTGGCGGTATCGCCGCTCTGCCGCTGCCTACCGGAGGCGACGGCGCGGTGCTGTGGCTGGACGACATCGACGAATATCTCCGGCCCGGCGGCATGGATACCAAGGTGCTCGACGCCTACCGGTCCATGCGGCCCTCGGTCCTGGTGGTCGCCACCATCACCTCCGAGTGGCTGGGCCGCATCCTCACCCCCAAGGGTGAGGTGAACCGCGCGGCCCGGAGGGTGCTGGACAGAGCGCCGCAGCCGGTCGTGCTGCCGCGGCTGCTCCGTCAGGAGGATCTCGCGGACGCCCGTCGCCTGTACCCGGACGAGGACTTCACCGACCGCGGGATCGGCGAGCTGATGGTCGCCGCGCCTCTGGTGGAAGCGCGCTTCAACGGCGGCCGCGCCGGCTGTCCCGAGGGGTGGGCGGTGGTCCTGGCCGCGGCGGACTGGCACCGTATGGGCTGCGAGGGGGAACTCACCGGTGCGGCGCTGGCGGGGCTCTTCACGCACTACCTGGAGGCCGGGCCGAGCCACCGCGCCGCCACCGACGCCGCCCTGCACTCCGGGATCGCCTGGGCGACCGAGCCGGTGGCGGGCAGCATCGCGCTGCTGACCGAGTACAGCCGGACGGGTGCACCGGGGCCGGGCGGCGAGGCCGACGGCCGCCGTTATGAGGCGTTCGCCTACCTGCCCGGGTACCTGGACAGTCGCGACGACCCGGACACCGCCCGCGTCCCTCGCTTCGCCTGGGACTGGGCGGTCCGCGGCACCCCCGCCGACCAACTGCTCGGTGTCGCCTTCGCCGCGTTCACCCGGGAAGAGGGTGAGGCGGCCCAGAGCGCACTGGAGCGCGCCCTCGCCGAGGCCACGGACCGCGACGTCGTCGCCTGGGCGGCCCTGATGCTCGGCGAACTGGCGATGTACCGCAGTGACTTGGCCAGAGCCAAAAGCCTGTTGGAACGAGCGACCGACTGCGATTCACCGGACGTCGTGTCCTTCGCCCAGGTCGACCTGGCCGCCGTACTGCAGCTCTCCGGCGACCTGGACGCCGCGTGCGCGGTGCTGGAGACGGTGATCGCCTCCGGTGACCCGCTCGCAGTGCCCCTGGCGCAGGCAAGTCTCGGCGGACTGCTGCTCGGGCAGGGCGCGACCGACCGGGCCAGGGAACTCCTCGAAACGGCCCTGCGGTCCGGGGACTCACAGGTCGTGCCGCTGGTCCAGATCGGCTTCGGCGGCCTGATCGTGCAGCGCGGCGAGATGACCGGAGCGGCCACCACGGTCAAACGGGAGCCGTCCGGGCCCGCCTCTCCGGAACCGCCCTCCCGCTTCGGCACTGCGGGCCCGCTGAACCTGCCACGGGCCGTACGGCAGTCCGCCATCTCCTCGGCGGTGCCACTGGCCCAGCTCAACCTGAGCGCGGCCCTGGTGGGCGAAGGCGAACTGGAACAGGCCGACGAACTGCTCCACTCGGCCCTGCGGTCCGGAAACCCGATGGTGGTGCCGCTGGCCCAGGCGAACCTGGGGGGCCTGCACATTCAGCGGGGCGAGCTGGAAGAAGCCCGTGAACTCCTGGACGCCGCGGCGGCCTCGCGGCACGTCTTCGCCGCCGAACACGCGCAGGTGACCCTTGCCTGGCTGTTCTGTCTGACGGAGCGGTACGACGAGGCGACCGAGATCCTGCGGCGCGCCGTCGGCTTCACCAACCCGGAACAGGTGCTGCGGGCACGGTGCCTGCTCAGCACGGTGCACGCGGCACGCGGGGACTACGCGGCCGCTGCCGAGGAACTGCAGCCGGTGGTCGACTCCGCCGACTCCGACTGGCCGCTGCTCGCCCGTACGGACCAAGGTCTGTACTGGTGCCAGGCAGGGCAGTACGAGCGGGCCCGTACCGCGCTGAGCGAGATGGCGGGGGCCGGTCACCCGGAACAGTCGCCGCGCGCCGCCGATCTCCTCGGGGACCTGGAAGCGGCGCAGGAGAACTGGGCACAGGCAGAGGCCGCATACCGTACGGCGATCGACAGCCAACACCCGCTCTGGTCACCCATGGCCGGATTCGACCTCGCCGTGATGTTCAACCGGCTCGGTGACCGGCGGGACCAGGACCTGCTCGCCGAGGTCGCGGCGTCCCGGGAGCCCGATCTGGCACCGCGCGCCGCGGACCTGCTCGGGGACGTACTGGCCGCACGGGGTGACTGGGCGGAAGCCGAGGCCGCGTATCGGCGTGCCATCGATGCCGCGCACCCGCACTGGTCGGCCGTCGCCCGGCTGGACCTGGCGATGATGCTGGCGGACCGGAGCGAACTGGCCCGCTCGGAGGCCCTGTTCAGGGCGGAATCCACGTCCGGCTCGGCACTGGCGGAGGTCGCCGAGGCATTCCTGGGCATCCTGCTGGTGCAGCAGCCAGGGCGTGCGGCGGAGGGACGTCCGCTGCTGGAGCGGCTCGTGACGTCCGACTCCGACACGGCCGCGGACCTCTGCCGGGTGCAGTTGGGCAAGCTGGCGGTGGACGAAGGCCGCACGGAGGAGGCGACCGCGCTCTTCGAAGCGCTGCTGGACTCCACCAGCGAGGTCGCCGTCTCGGTGATCCCACTCGCCCGCGCCCACCTGGGCGCGATCCTGCTCCAGCAAGGCCACGTGGACGAGGCACTGGAACGGCTCGACGAGACGGACTTCGACCACCCGGGCGCCGCGGCGGTGGCACTGCTGAGCTACGGCGAGTACCTGATCGAGGTGGGCGACACCACGGCCGCCCAGGAGTACCTGAACACGGCACTCGGCCTGGAAGTGCCGGACACCGTCCCGAAGGCCCTCGCGCTGCTCGGCGTGGCCCAGCTAGCGGAAGGCGACCTCGACGGGGCCAGGACGGCCCTGACGGAGGCGCTGGCCACCGGCACCCCAGCGATCGAACCGCTCACCCGCCGCTACCTCGGCAGTGCCCTGGCCAGGCTGGGGCACCTCGCGGAGGCCCGGGACACCCTCCTCCCGCTGGCCCGCTCGGACGACTCCGTCCACCGGCCCCAGGGTCTGGTCATCCTCGGGCAACTGGCCATGCTCGACGGACACACCGACCAGGCACATGACTGGCTCACCCAAGCAGCGGCGTCGGACGACCCCGAGGCTCGCAGCCGCGCCCGCCAGGCACTCGACGAGGTCGGGGCCACGCCCGTCCCGTCCCTGGGTACCGGTCCGCCGCCAGGGATCACAGGGCCGGAGCCCGCCGGCGTAGTACCTCCGGCCGCAGCCCCCGTAGAGCCCACCCTGTCCCCAGGCCAGGCACGCTCACCTGCCGGTGACGACCCACCCGAGCCGTCGTTCCACGCAGCAAGCCTGCCGACCGGCCTCCTCCTCGTCTTCGGCCGGATCGCCGAGGGGGAGGGGCTGCCGGACGAGGCCCACTACTGGTTCGAGCGGGCGCTCGCCACCGGCGAGCGCACCAGGGAGGCACAGGCACTGCTGGCTTCGCTCACGAGCGACGACGGACCCGCTGCGTGA
- a CDS encoding acetoacetate decarboxylase: MRADQVTAAVTTPLTVPLYPPRPTRFTDREYFNVVYRTDPDALRAVVPEPLEIIEPLVRFEVMRMGEVDGYGPYTECGQVIPVRHGAEQGEYLHAMYLDSFGATAAGRELSAYPKVAGEPALRHERGALVGTLDYGSERVATATMAYKWQPLDPEEARSQITVPTFAVKTVPGYDFRPRVCDLVRMQITDVTVKEAWHGPARLQLFEHVMAPLADLPVREVVDASHILTDLTLAPAEPVHDYLAA; the protein is encoded by the coding sequence ATGCGCGCCGACCAGGTGACCGCCGCCGTGACCACCCCCCTGACCGTCCCGCTCTACCCCCCGCGCCCCACCCGCTTCACCGACCGCGAGTACTTCAACGTCGTCTACCGCACCGACCCGGACGCCCTGCGCGCAGTGGTCCCGGAACCGCTGGAGATCATCGAGCCCCTCGTGCGCTTCGAGGTCATGCGCATGGGCGAGGTGGACGGCTACGGGCCGTACACGGAGTGCGGTCAGGTCATCCCGGTACGTCACGGAGCCGAGCAGGGCGAGTACCTGCACGCCATGTACCTGGACTCCTTCGGCGCCACAGCCGCCGGCCGCGAACTGAGCGCCTACCCGAAGGTCGCGGGCGAGCCCGCACTGCGGCACGAGCGCGGCGCCCTCGTCGGAACCCTCGACTACGGCAGCGAGCGCGTCGCCACCGCCACCATGGCCTACAAGTGGCAGCCGCTCGACCCGGAGGAGGCCCGCAGCCAGATCACCGTGCCCACCTTCGCCGTCAAGACGGTCCCGGGCTACGACTTCCGGCCCCGCGTCTGCGACCTGGTCCGTATGCAGATCACCGACGTCACCGTGAAGGAAGCCTGGCACGGCCCGGCCCGTCTCCAGCTCTTCGAGCACGTCATGGCGCCCCTGGCCGATCTGCCCGTACGCGAGGTCGTCGACGCCAGCCACATCCTGACCGACCTCACCCTCGCCCCCGCCGAGCCGGTCCACGACTACCTCGCCGCCTGA
- a CDS encoding GNAT family N-acetyltransferase: MVLDRDAHADVRDLPGIAVRWADCPFAFWNCVTLTDVGVDAEALGHRLGQAADIMRTKKYPGFLWLFEDLLDGEARSAMDTAAEQAGLQYAFPGTGMAGDLLPIPEPAHPELTFTRVRTEEQVRAYADINSRAYGFPLEAGRDGLAGSALWKNDVYAYLGMRGDVPVACAATVEAEGRLFVVLVATDPQWQRRGYGEAVTRKALYEGARATGLTRAVLHATAAGAPVYPRIGFQPNSPIRFYGLKD, from the coding sequence ATGGTGCTCGACCGCGACGCGCATGCGGACGTACGTGATCTCCCGGGGATCGCCGTCCGTTGGGCGGATTGCCCCTTCGCATTCTGGAACTGCGTCACCCTGACCGATGTGGGCGTGGACGCGGAGGCTCTCGGACACCGTCTGGGCCAGGCAGCGGACATCATGCGTACGAAGAAGTACCCGGGCTTCCTGTGGCTCTTCGAGGACCTTCTCGACGGCGAGGCCCGTTCCGCGATGGACACGGCGGCTGAGCAGGCGGGGCTGCAGTACGCCTTCCCCGGTACGGGCATGGCCGGGGACCTGCTTCCCATACCGGAACCGGCCCACCCCGAGCTGACGTTCACGCGCGTGCGCACCGAGGAGCAGGTGCGGGCTTACGCGGACATCAACTCCCGCGCTTACGGCTTCCCCTTGGAGGCGGGCCGCGACGGCCTCGCCGGATCCGCGCTCTGGAAGAACGACGTGTACGCCTACCTGGGCATGCGAGGTGACGTGCCGGTCGCGTGCGCCGCCACGGTCGAAGCGGAGGGCCGCCTGTTCGTCGTTCTCGTCGCCACCGACCCGCAGTGGCAGCGCAGGGGTTACGGCGAGGCGGTCACCCGCAAGGCGCTGTACGAAGGCGCCCGGGCCACCGGCCTGACCCGCGCTGTTCTGCACGCGACCGCCGCCGGGGCCCCGGTGTATCCGCGTATCGGTTTCCAGCCGAACTCGCCGATTCGCTTCTACGGCCTGAAGGACTGA
- a CDS encoding amino acid permease — MRTPAHARSRQPEPPHDSGEDARTLQSLGYTQQLQRRLGAFGNFSASLSVISIMSGTLLLFGYGLNSGGPAVIMWGWLAVGPLVLCLAAALAEITSRYPTSGGLYYMARQLGGERWSWYTGWLNLLGLLGGIAAQDYGIATFTAAWANLQFGYAPAPGSLLILYAVVLALHAILNLFGTRLMNVLTSLSAWWHLVGAVVIIGALTFLPSHHQSAGFVFSEFTNNTGWSSPVYVILLGMLLPVFALAGYDTSAHLSEETSRAAVAAARGIVRSVAVSWLAGGVLLAALLFAVQDYATTLAGPTGVPVAQILLDALGVAVAKVLLLVIIVAQFLCGYAVTASASRMIYAFARDGALPGSARWQQVSRRTAVPSHAVWLAVGAAFVLALPSLYSATAFSAVTAISVVGFTPAYAIPVLLRLRHRDRFTPGPWHLGRWSRPVGWVAVVWAGAATVLFLLPQTSPVTGTSFNYTPVAVAVALVMAALWWRVGRRSYHVPHSDSPAETDQFGGSGR, encoded by the coding sequence GTGCGTACTCCCGCTCATGCACGAAGCCGGCAACCGGAACCCCCGCACGACAGCGGGGAGGACGCGCGCACGCTCCAATCGCTGGGCTACACCCAGCAGTTGCAGCGTCGTCTGGGCGCGTTCGGGAATTTCTCCGCGTCCCTGTCGGTCATTTCCATCATGTCGGGGACCTTGCTGCTGTTCGGCTACGGCCTGAACTCCGGCGGTCCCGCCGTGATCATGTGGGGATGGCTCGCTGTCGGGCCGCTGGTGCTGTGCCTGGCGGCGGCCCTGGCGGAGATCACCTCTCGCTACCCCACCAGCGGTGGTCTGTACTACATGGCGCGCCAGCTCGGCGGCGAGCGGTGGAGCTGGTACACCGGCTGGCTCAACCTCCTGGGCCTGCTGGGCGGGATCGCCGCCCAGGACTACGGCATCGCGACATTCACCGCCGCCTGGGCCAACCTGCAGTTCGGTTACGCGCCGGCCCCGGGTTCCCTGCTGATCCTGTACGCGGTCGTCCTCGCGCTGCACGCGATCCTGAACCTTTTCGGCACTCGGCTGATGAATGTCCTGACGTCCCTGAGTGCCTGGTGGCACCTGGTGGGGGCCGTGGTCATCATCGGCGCTCTGACCTTTCTCCCTTCTCACCACCAGTCCGCCGGGTTCGTGTTCTCCGAATTCACCAACAACACCGGCTGGAGTTCCCCCGTCTACGTGATCCTGCTGGGCATGCTGCTCCCGGTGTTCGCCTTGGCCGGCTACGACACCTCGGCGCACCTGAGCGAGGAGACCAGCCGGGCCGCTGTCGCCGCGGCCCGTGGGATCGTCCGCTCGGTGGCGGTGTCCTGGCTGGCCGGCGGCGTCCTGCTGGCCGCGTTGCTGTTCGCCGTGCAGGACTACGCCACGACTCTGGCCGGGCCGACCGGCGTACCGGTCGCCCAGATCTTGCTGGACGCCCTCGGGGTGGCCGTGGCCAAGGTGCTGCTGTTGGTGATCATCGTGGCGCAGTTCCTGTGCGGCTACGCCGTGACCGCCTCCGCCAGCCGCATGATCTACGCCTTCGCCCGGGACGGTGCCCTGCCGGGTTCGGCGCGGTGGCAGCAGGTCAGTCGGCGTACGGCCGTCCCGTCCCATGCCGTCTGGCTCGCGGTCGGTGCCGCCTTCGTACTCGCGCTGCCGTCCTTGTACTCCGCCACGGCGTTCTCGGCGGTGACCGCGATCTCCGTCGTGGGCTTCACGCCGGCGTACGCCATCCCGGTACTGCTACGGCTGCGCCACCGCGACCGGTTCACCCCGGGGCCCTGGCACTTGGGCCGCTGGAGCCGGCCGGTCGGCTGGGTGGCGGTGGTGTGGGCCGGCGCGGCCACGGTGCTGTTCCTGTTGCCGCAGACCAGCCCGGTCACCGGCACGAGCTTCAACTACACCCCCGTCGCCGTGGCGGTGGCCCTCGTCATGGCTGCCCTGTGGTGGCGCGTCGGGCGCCGGTCGTACCACGTACCCCATTCCGACTCCCCCGCCGAAACCGACCAGTTCGGCGGCAGTGGCCGATGA